Proteins encoded by one window of Halomonas sp. SH5A2:
- the pdxB gene encoding 4-phosphoerythronate dehydrogenase PdxB: MKLVIDANIPAADTCFGAFGTLERVPGREISAADVADADALIVRSVTQVDQALLANSPVEFVGTCTIGTDHIDRAFLDERGIGFASAPGCNAEAVVDYVLSSLLTLAEREGWALSERSVGVVGVGNVGSRLCARLTALGVAVLACDPPRAEQEGAHGFSDIDELIARCDVLCLHTPLVASGPHATHHLFNAQRINELTPGSVLLNAGRGDCVDGLALRSRLAGQGDITAVLDVWEQEPAIDANLHDLATLATPHIAGHSLDGKLRGSWMIHQALADHLGQSSSLGFDELCPPPALKRLTLEQALPVEDALRLCARAVYDTRRDHDTLHRQVRALGVAHGFDHCRANYPLRREYATLEVQLKGTASVLSEPLSAAGFQVIIA; the protein is encoded by the coding sequence ATGAAACTTGTTATCGACGCCAATATCCCTGCCGCCGACACCTGCTTTGGAGCCTTCGGCACGCTTGAGCGTGTGCCTGGTCGCGAGATCAGCGCCGCTGACGTGGCCGATGCCGATGCCCTGATTGTCCGCTCGGTGACCCAGGTGGATCAGGCGCTGCTCGCCAATAGCCCCGTCGAGTTTGTCGGCACCTGTACCATTGGAACCGACCATATCGATCGGGCCTTTCTCGATGAACGGGGTATCGGCTTTGCCAGCGCTCCGGGCTGCAACGCCGAGGCGGTGGTCGATTATGTGCTTAGCAGCTTGCTGACGCTTGCCGAGCGTGAGGGCTGGGCACTTAGTGAGCGCAGCGTTGGCGTGGTGGGTGTCGGCAATGTGGGCAGCCGACTGTGCGCACGGTTAACGGCATTGGGAGTGGCGGTACTGGCCTGCGACCCACCCAGGGCCGAGCAGGAGGGCGCCCACGGTTTTTCTGATATCGATGAACTCATTGCCCGCTGCGATGTGCTGTGTCTGCATACGCCGCTGGTGGCGTCCGGCCCTCATGCCACCCATCATCTGTTCAACGCGCAGCGAATCAATGAGCTGACGCCGGGCAGTGTGCTGTTGAACGCCGGGCGGGGTGACTGCGTGGATGGCCTGGCGCTGCGCAGCCGGCTGGCGGGCCAGGGCGATATTACCGCCGTGCTCGATGTATGGGAGCAAGAGCCCGCCATCGATGCAAATCTGCACGATCTGGCGACCCTGGCGACGCCCCACATTGCGGGCCACAGCCTGGATGGCAAACTGCGCGGCAGTTGGATGATTCACCAGGCGTTGGCGGACCATCTGGGTCAGTCGAGTTCGTTGGGGTTTGACGAGCTCTGCCCGCCGCCTGCGCTTAAGCGCCTGACGCTCGAGCAGGCGTTGCCGGTGGAGGATGCGCTCAGGCTGTGCGCCCGGGCGGTATATGATACGCGCCGAGACCACGACACCCTTCATCGCCAAGTGCGCGCGTTGGGTGTGGCCCACGGTTTTGACCACTGCCGCGCCAACTACCCGCTGCGCCGCGAGTATGCCACGCTCGAAGTGCAGCTCAAAGGTACTGCCAGCGTGCTGTCTGAGCCACTCAGCGCGGCGGGGTTTCAGGTCATAATTGCTTAA
- the rmf gene encoding ribosome modulation factor, with translation MKRQKRDRFQRAYVHGYKAGVTGRSRDDCPSHEVNLREYWMSGWREGRGDQWDGMTGVSGIHKNPTVMT, from the coding sequence ATGAAACGACAAAAACGTGATCGCTTCCAGCGGGCTTATGTACATGGCTACAAAGCGGGCGTTACGGGTCGCTCCCGTGATGATTGCCCCAGCCATGAGGTTAATTTACGCGAATACTGGATGAGCGGTTGGCGTGAAGGTCGCGGCGACCAGTGGGATGGCATGACCGGCGTTTCCGGTATCCATAAAAACCCCACTGTAATGACCTAA
- a CDS encoding glutaredoxin family protein, protein MIRLTLYTTQGCHLCAELEARVAALTRHPIVWQRIEVADDEILLARYGERIPVLVDDAGNELEGGYALEPLCDWLRARGWLDESAPSDRMKPEAPAPQGRHQRNGRRFLG, encoded by the coding sequence ATGATTCGGCTAACCCTGTATACCACCCAAGGCTGTCATCTTTGCGCTGAATTGGAGGCGCGGGTGGCGGCATTAACCCGCCACCCCATTGTGTGGCAGCGGATAGAGGTGGCCGACGATGAAATACTGCTGGCACGCTACGGCGAGCGCATTCCCGTGCTGGTAGACGACGCGGGAAACGAACTGGAAGGTGGGTATGCGCTTGAGCCCCTGTGCGACTGGCTGCGGGCACGTGGCTGGCTGGACGAATCAGCCCCCAGCGATAGGATGAAACCCGAGGCCCCAGCGCCGCAAGGCAGGCATCAACGCAACGGGCGGCGTTTTCTGGGGTAA
- the rlmKL gene encoding bifunctional 23S rRNA (guanine(2069)-N(7))-methyltransferase RlmK/23S rRNA (guanine(2445)-N(2))-methyltransferase RlmL, translating into MTESSQIAPLELLATCPKGIESLLADELTALGATPGKTTVAGVYFAADQATAYRVCLWSRLANRIILILAREPMIETAEQLRTVVAGIDWTQHLAPERTMAVDFHGRSDHIRHTRFGAQTVKDGVVDALQLAGQARPTVDTKTPHLRLYAHLHRANATVGIDLSGESLHRRGYRRDVGHAPLKENLAAALLVRAGWPERAKAGEPLIDPLCGAGTLLIEAGLMAADQAPNLHRERFGFHGWAGHDEAEWRELKREADARASIGRKRCKTSLTGFDESPAALSAAKANAMRAGIPALIHLHGQRLGQLTRPAELTAEQGLLITNPPYGERLGELPELVQLYAQLGEKAKALFPGWTLAVFTGNPDLGHRLGLRAHKQYALKNGALDAKLLLMTIEHRAGRVEEGESAPATTEQAAPKGSENAQMFANRLVKNQKRLKKWLKQSGESCYRLYDADMPEYALAVDRYGDHVHVQEYAAPRSVDPSHAQKRLFDALEVMPGALDVDPGKIHVKRRERQTGSAQYQKRDASGERFEVREGDARLWVNLRDYLDTGLFLDHRPVRRMLREMASGKRFLNLFCYTATATVQAALGGASDSVSVDMSNTYLEWARDNFTLNKLDPRLHRVVRDDCFRWLETANAEFDLIFMDPPTFSNSKKMRDTLDVQRDHPRLVELAMAQLAPGGTLVFSNNQRRFKLDESLSARYVVEDITARSFDPDFQRRSNAHQVFLLRHRE; encoded by the coding sequence ATGACCGAGTCGAGCCAAATTGCCCCCCTAGAGCTGCTGGCAACGTGCCCCAAGGGTATCGAAAGCCTGCTTGCCGACGAACTGACCGCGTTAGGCGCGACCCCAGGTAAAACCACCGTGGCAGGCGTGTACTTTGCTGCCGATCAGGCCACGGCCTATCGAGTTTGCCTGTGGTCGCGGCTTGCCAACCGTATCATCCTGATCCTGGCTCGCGAGCCGATGATCGAAACTGCCGAACAGTTACGCACTGTGGTCGCGGGCATCGACTGGACGCAGCATTTGGCCCCGGAGCGGACGATGGCGGTGGATTTCCACGGTCGCAGCGACCACATTCGCCATACCCGCTTTGGCGCACAAACCGTCAAGGATGGTGTCGTTGACGCCTTGCAGTTGGCAGGGCAGGCGCGCCCCACCGTGGATACCAAGACGCCGCATCTGCGTTTATATGCCCACCTGCACCGCGCTAACGCCACCGTGGGTATTGATCTTTCGGGAGAAAGCCTGCACCGGCGTGGCTATCGCCGCGACGTGGGCCATGCGCCGTTGAAAGAGAACCTGGCCGCCGCGCTGCTGGTGCGCGCGGGCTGGCCTGAGCGCGCCAAAGCAGGTGAACCGCTGATTGACCCCCTTTGCGGTGCGGGAACGCTGTTGATTGAGGCCGGCCTGATGGCGGCCGACCAGGCGCCCAACCTGCACCGTGAACGCTTTGGTTTTCACGGCTGGGCCGGCCATGATGAGGCCGAGTGGCGAGAGCTCAAGCGAGAGGCTGATGCTAGGGCCTCGATTGGCCGCAAGCGCTGTAAAACGTCACTGACCGGCTTTGACGAAAGCCCGGCGGCACTGTCGGCTGCCAAGGCCAATGCCATGCGCGCCGGGATTCCGGCGCTGATTCATCTGCACGGTCAACGCCTCGGTCAGCTGACACGACCCGCAGAGTTAACTGCCGAGCAAGGACTGCTGATCACCAACCCGCCCTACGGTGAGCGTCTGGGCGAGCTGCCCGAGCTGGTTCAGCTGTATGCCCAACTGGGCGAAAAAGCCAAGGCGTTGTTTCCTGGCTGGACCCTTGCGGTGTTTACCGGCAACCCGGATCTGGGACACCGGCTTGGCCTGCGGGCGCACAAGCAGTACGCGCTGAAAAACGGCGCCCTGGATGCCAAGCTGTTGTTGATGACCATCGAGCACCGGGCCGGTCGGGTCGAAGAGGGCGAAAGCGCACCCGCGACGACTGAGCAGGCTGCACCCAAGGGGTCTGAGAACGCGCAGATGTTTGCCAACCGGCTGGTCAAAAACCAGAAGCGCCTAAAAAAATGGCTGAAGCAAAGCGGTGAGAGTTGTTACCGGCTTTACGATGCCGATATGCCCGAGTACGCCCTGGCGGTCGATCGCTACGGCGACCATGTGCACGTCCAGGAGTATGCTGCGCCGCGTTCGGTGGATCCCTCCCATGCACAAAAGCGCCTGTTCGACGCGCTGGAAGTCATGCCCGGTGCGCTGGATGTCGATCCTGGCAAGATCCACGTTAAGCGCCGTGAGCGGCAAACCGGCAGCGCCCAGTACCAAAAACGCGATGCCAGTGGCGAGCGCTTCGAAGTGCGCGAGGGGGATGCCCGTCTTTGGGTCAACCTGCGCGATTACCTGGATACGGGGCTGTTTCTCGATCACCGGCCCGTACGCCGCATGCTGCGCGAAATGGCCAGCGGCAAGCGCTTCCTGAACCTGTTCTGCTATACCGCAACCGCCACGGTGCAGGCGGCGCTGGGAGGCGCGAGCGACAGCGTGAGCGTGGATATGTCCAATACCTACCTTGAGTGGGCGCGGGATAACTTCACGCTTAACAAGCTCGACCCCAGGCTACACCGGGTGGTGCGCGATGACTGTTTCCGCTGGCTGGAAACCGCCAACGCCGAGTTTGATCTGATTTTCATGGATCCGCCGACGTTTTCCAACTCCAAGAAGATGCGCGATACGCTGGACGTTCAGCGCGACCATCCGCGCCTGGTGGAATTGGCCATGGCGCAACTGGCACCGGGCGGTACCTTGGTATTCTCCAATAACCAGCGGCGCTTCAAGCTGGATGAGTCGCTTAGCGCGCGTTACGTGGTCGAGGATATTACCGCGCGCAGTTTTGACCCGGATTTTCAGCGGCGCAGCAATGCACACCAGGTGTTTCTGTTACGCCACCGCGAGTAA
- a CDS encoding quinone-dependent dihydroorotate dehydrogenase encodes MYALARSLFFRIDPETSHGMALGALDALHRVGCVKRLMGEPIDDPVELMGLRFANRVGLAAGLDKNADHLDALGELGFGFIEVGTVTPVAQPGNPKPRLFRLAEHEAIINRFGFNNHGVAHLVAQVKQRHYSGVVGINIGKNLTTSVDDALDDYLACLEAVHGVADYVTVNISSPNTPGLRTLQFGAQLDALLGPIRARSLVLDEQDGRQVPLLVKIAPDMTDEEVALVAGSIERNGFDGVIATNTTISREAVAGDPQADEAGGLSGKPVFDASNRIIRLLRGHLPDLPIIGVGGIDSGEAARAKRDAGADLVQLYSGLIYRGPKLVSECAKALKRR; translated from the coding sequence GCTCGCTGTTCTTCCGCATCGACCCTGAGACATCCCACGGCATGGCGCTGGGCGCCCTGGATGCCCTGCACCGCGTCGGTTGCGTTAAACGCTTGATGGGCGAGCCTATTGACGACCCGGTCGAACTGATGGGGCTGCGTTTCGCCAACCGTGTGGGCTTGGCAGCGGGCTTGGACAAGAACGCTGATCACCTCGACGCCTTGGGGGAGCTTGGCTTCGGGTTTATAGAAGTTGGCACCGTCACGCCGGTGGCTCAGCCGGGTAACCCCAAGCCCCGCCTGTTTCGTCTTGCCGAGCACGAGGCCATCATCAACCGATTCGGGTTTAATAACCATGGCGTTGCGCATCTGGTCGCGCAGGTAAAGCAACGTCATTACAGTGGCGTGGTGGGCATTAATATCGGCAAAAACCTGACCACCTCGGTTGACGATGCCCTGGACGACTACCTGGCCTGCCTGGAAGCGGTTCATGGGGTGGCGGATTATGTGACCGTGAATATTTCCTCGCCCAACACCCCTGGGCTGCGTACGCTGCAGTTTGGCGCTCAGTTGGATGCGCTTTTGGGCCCCATCCGGGCGCGCAGCCTGGTTCTGGACGAACAGGACGGTCGGCAGGTGCCATTGCTGGTGAAAATTGCCCCGGACATGACCGACGAAGAAGTGGCATTGGTGGCAGGCAGTATCGAGCGCAACGGCTTTGACGGAGTGATTGCTACCAATACCACCATTTCACGGGAAGCGGTGGCGGGTGACCCTCAGGCCGACGAAGCGGGCGGGCTTTCGGGCAAGCCGGTGTTTGACGCCTCGAACCGTATCATCCGCTTGCTGCGCGGCCACTTGCCGGATTTGCCGATTATCGGCGTGGGCGGTATCGACAGCGGCGAGGCCGCTAGAGCCAAGCGCGATGCCGGTGCGGATCTGGTACAGCTGTATTCCGGACTGATTTATCGCGGCCCCAAGCTTGTCAGCGAGTGTGCCAAGGCATTAAAGAGGCGATAA